From one Streptomyces mobaraensis genomic stretch:
- a CDS encoding prenyltransferase/squalene oxidase repeat-containing protein, which yields MTQSVRSGRGAALPLALVGAALLSAGTAGLAFAGEAPAENRPAAMKFESPAKAAAAWAAAQLNIRLKDAANPQKTDKPDHGLIADIVMGLASTRTAGSTAAEATDLLKRQVDSYVFADDKKSKVNTGAVAKLALVAEIEGESATDFGGRNLIQLLKNSQQTNGRFKGYAEDYSNQFGQSLAVLALQRAGEHDAAKNGARFIEDSRCGSAGFPLALKDNPIGKACNSHVDSTGMAIQALFAAGRDADARDGLVWLEARQEPDGSFKDLTLQQDDKSGNTNTTALAVQALLAGDRYDRAARGNKWLVSRQIGCDENGAGAIGWKKRVVDGNTERATAQAIPALAGKPFDEINGRRYDPEATTARCVPGDTPSHTASATATTSGKPTKSGTASPSPGTTTPAPTGTATATATPTATATSTSDTTTGGGSGGTGGSSSDTGTSSGTGTSSGTSAGTGSGTDNASGSLARTGANTAYPVAIGAGALLLAGSAAVVVSRRRRRDDAV from the coding sequence ATGACACAGTCCGTACGTTCGGGCAGAGGCGCCGCCCTGCCGCTGGCGCTGGTGGGAGCGGCGCTGCTGTCCGCCGGTACGGCGGGGCTCGCCTTCGCCGGCGAGGCGCCGGCGGAGAACCGGCCGGCGGCCATGAAGTTCGAGTCGCCCGCGAAGGCGGCGGCGGCCTGGGCGGCCGCGCAGCTGAACATCAGGCTCAAGGATGCCGCCAACCCGCAGAAGACGGACAAGCCGGATCATGGCCTGATCGCCGACATCGTGATGGGTCTGGCCTCCACGCGCACGGCCGGCTCCACCGCCGCCGAGGCGACCGATCTGCTGAAAAGGCAGGTTGACTCTTATGTGTTCGCCGATGACAAGAAGAGCAAGGTGAATACCGGGGCGGTCGCCAAGCTCGCGTTGGTGGCGGAAATAGAGGGCGAATCAGCCACGGACTTCGGGGGACGGAACCTCATCCAGCTTCTGAAAAACTCGCAGCAGACCAACGGGCGCTTCAAGGGGTATGCGGAGGACTACTCCAACCAGTTCGGACAGTCCCTCGCCGTACTCGCCCTGCAGCGGGCCGGCGAGCACGACGCGGCCAAGAACGGTGCCAGGTTCATCGAGGATAGCCGGTGCGGCAGTGCGGGGTTCCCGCTCGCTCTGAAGGACAACCCCATAGGCAAAGCGTGCAACTCGCATGTGGACAGCACGGGCATGGCGATTCAGGCCCTGTTCGCGGCGGGCCGGGATGCGGATGCCCGTGACGGACTCGTGTGGCTTGAGGCCAGACAAGAGCCGGACGGCAGTTTCAAGGACCTGACGTTGCAGCAGGACGACAAGTCGGGGAACACCAACACCACGGCCCTGGCGGTTCAGGCACTACTGGCCGGAGACCGTTACGACCGTGCGGCGAGGGGCAACAAGTGGCTGGTCAGCCGCCAGATCGGCTGCGATGAGAACGGTGCCGGCGCGATCGGCTGGAAAAAGCGTGTCGTCGACGGCAACACCGAGCGAGCCACCGCTCAGGCCATCCCGGCACTTGCGGGCAAGCCCTTCGACGAGATCAACGGCCGACGTTACGACCCTGAGGCCACCACCGCCAGGTGCGTGCCCGGCGACACCCCGTCCCACACCGCGAGCGCCACCGCGACGACCTCCGGAAAGCCCACGAAGTCGGGCACCGCCTCGCCGTCCCCCGGTACCACCACCCCTGCCCCCACCGGCACCGCGACCGCCACGGCCACGCCCACGGCGACCGCGACGTCCACGTCGGACACCACGACCGGAGGCGGTTCCGGTGGTACCGGCGGGTCCTCGTCCGACACCGGCACGTCGTCCGGTACCGGCACGAGCAGCGGCACCAGCGCCGGCACCGGCTCCGGAACCGACAACGCCAGCGGCAGCCTCGCGCGCACCGGTGCGAACACGGCGTACCCCGTGGCCATCGGCGCGGGCGCGCTGCTGCTCGCCGGGTCGGCCGCCGTCGTCGTGTCGCGGCGGCGCCGCCGGGACGACGCGGTCTGA
- a CDS encoding ECF transporter S component — protein sequence MRIRFRSGLVLTLASLAGLAMFFWPLFGSAEPRTGGMAHTADAPLVFVVAMPVLLAVVLAEMASGGIDTKALAMLGVLSAVNAGLRPLGAGTAGIETVFFLLVLAGRVFGPGFGFVLGATSLFASALLTAGVGPWLPFQMIASAWIGLGAGLLPRRVTGRAEIAMLVGYGIVVAYGFGFLMNMWFWPFTAGPDTQLSFQPGAPLLDNLHRFAAFTLVTSTFGWDTGRAVTNTVAILLTGPAVLTVLRRAARRAAFDAPVTFAPASRR from the coding sequence ATCCGCATCCGGTTCCGCAGCGGCCTCGTCCTGACGCTGGCGAGCCTCGCCGGACTCGCCATGTTCTTCTGGCCGTTGTTCGGCTCGGCCGAACCGCGCACCGGAGGCATGGCACACACCGCCGACGCGCCGCTGGTCTTCGTCGTCGCGATGCCGGTGCTGCTCGCCGTCGTCCTGGCGGAGATGGCCTCCGGGGGCATCGACACCAAGGCGCTCGCGATGCTCGGCGTCCTGTCGGCCGTGAACGCGGGGCTGCGCCCGCTGGGCGCGGGGACGGCGGGCATCGAGACGGTGTTCTTCCTGCTCGTGCTCGCCGGACGGGTCTTCGGGCCCGGCTTCGGCTTCGTCCTCGGCGCCACGTCGCTCTTCGCGTCGGCGCTGCTCACCGCGGGCGTCGGGCCGTGGCTGCCGTTCCAGATGATCGCGTCCGCGTGGATCGGGCTCGGTGCCGGGCTGCTGCCCAGGCGGGTCACCGGGCGGGCGGAGATCGCGATGCTCGTCGGGTACGGGATCGTCGTCGCCTACGGGTTCGGCTTCCTGATGAACATGTGGTTCTGGCCGTTCACGGCCGGGCCCGACACCCAGCTGTCGTTCCAGCCGGGTGCCCCGCTCCTGGACAACCTGCACCGCTTCGCGGCGTTCACGCTCGTCACGTCCACCTTCGGCTGGGACACCGGCCGAGCCGTCACCAACACCGTCGCCATCCTGCTCACGGGTCCCGCCGTCCTCACCGTGCTGCGCCGCGCCGCCCGCCGGGCGGCGTTCGACGCACCGGTCACTTTTGCTCCGGCGTCCCGCCGATGA
- a CDS encoding TetR/AcrR family transcriptional regulator translates to MPKQVDHRERRETIARALWRVVERQGVAQATLREVAREAGLSHGSLQHYFASREAMLSFAMDFASEQTALRVGRRLAELGEHPHPRDVLRVMLTETLPLHPDARANSRMSAAYVLEALHDEDVHARARGGLLQGREMVERLVRQAIDDGHIAPDRDPAVETDLLLALTGFTTLLELGVVTPEAALIAVDRHLDGLFGSGSS, encoded by the coding sequence ATGCCGAAGCAGGTGGACCACCGCGAACGCCGCGAGACGATCGCCCGCGCCCTGTGGCGGGTGGTGGAGCGGCAGGGCGTCGCCCAGGCGACCCTGCGCGAGGTCGCACGGGAGGCGGGACTCTCCCACGGGTCGCTCCAGCACTACTTCGCCTCGCGGGAGGCGATGCTCTCGTTCGCCATGGACTTCGCGTCCGAGCAGACCGCGCTGCGCGTCGGCCGCCGCCTGGCGGAACTGGGCGAGCACCCGCACCCCCGCGACGTCCTCCGGGTGATGCTCACCGAGACCCTCCCCCTGCACCCCGACGCCCGCGCGAACAGCCGGATGAGCGCCGCCTACGTCCTGGAGGCGCTGCACGACGAGGACGTCCACGCGCGGGCGCGCGGCGGCCTCCTCCAGGGGCGGGAGATGGTGGAACGCCTGGTGCGCCAGGCCATCGACGACGGCCACATCGCCCCCGACCGCGATCCGGCGGTCGAGACCGACCTGCTCCTCGCCCTCACCGGGTTCACCACCCTCCTCGAACTGGGCGTGGTCACACCGGAGGCGGCGCTCATCGCCGTCGACCGGCACTTGGACGGGCTGTTCGGGAGCGGGTCCTCCTAG
- a CDS encoding diaminopimelate epimerase, which yields MRFRKIHGAGNDFILFTNPRLNAQTDWSKEAARLCARRTGVGADGLVVSRFVSGSRTVLEIECFNADGSIATMCGNALRCAAVSSGRSPKRSQGSPSPASEEVLLLGRRLLA from the coding sequence ATGCGCTTTCGCAAGATCCACGGAGCGGGCAACGACTTCATCCTCTTCACGAACCCCCGCCTGAACGCCCAGACGGACTGGTCGAAGGAAGCGGCACGCCTCTGCGCCAGGCGGACCGGCGTGGGGGCGGATGGCCTGGTCGTCAGCCGCTTCGTCAGCGGCTCCCGCACGGTGCTTGAAATCGAGTGCTTCAACGCGGACGGCTCGATCGCGACGATGTGCGGCAACGCGCTGCGCTGCGCAGCGGTCAGCTCTGGCAGATCGCCCAAGCGCTCACAGGGCAGCCCATCACCGGCTTCTGAGGAAGTACTTCTCCTGGGCCGGCGTCTTCTCGCCTAA
- a CDS encoding serine hydrolase domain-containing protein: MTAQHRRRTGTVTTLLATALLTSATPALAAPAGTGGTAGTGGHGAADRADLRQALRAVVADGIPGAVAEVRDEHGVWRGTAGVEDLRTGRLPSAGDRFRAGSVTKSLVATVVLQLVAEKRVGLDDPVDRSLPGVIPAGRHGKQITVRQLLHHTSGLPNYTDALVKSIGGDLNQLRTRHWTPRELIALALTETSPFEPGEKGKWEYSNTNYVVLGLLVERLTGHSLGHEIDRRVVRPLHLKNTAVPSDARLTGRHLHGYERFPRPTAPYTDITEYGPDVFRGPGNVVSDAHDLNTFYRALGAGRLLPARLNKEMRTLTPDGGDRKGRFYGLGLEGNTTICADGALMLGHTGSVPGYATFSFGTADGRRQVTLVLNSDPDITKNDKAGADAYRFLGAALCGKNGK; encoded by the coding sequence ATGACCGCCCAGCACCGCCGCCGCACCGGCACCGTCACCACCCTCCTCGCCACCGCCCTGCTCACCTCCGCGACGCCCGCGCTCGCCGCCCCGGCCGGGACGGGCGGGACGGCCGGGACGGGCGGGCACGGCGCCGCCGACCGGGCCGATCTGCGGCAGGCGCTGCGGGCGGTGGTGGCCGACGGCATCCCCGGAGCGGTCGCCGAAGTCCGCGACGAACACGGCGTCTGGCGGGGCACGGCCGGGGTGGAGGACCTGCGTACCGGGCGGCTGCCGTCCGCCGGCGACCGGTTCCGCGCCGGCAGCGTCACCAAGAGCCTGGTCGCCACGGTGGTGCTGCAACTGGTGGCCGAGAAGCGCGTCGGCCTGGACGACCCGGTGGACCGCAGCCTGCCGGGCGTCATCCCGGCCGGCCGCCACGGCAAGCAGATCACCGTACGTCAGCTCCTGCACCACACCAGCGGCCTGCCCAACTACACCGACGCCCTGGTCAAGAGCATCGGGGGTGACCTCAACCAACTGCGGACCCGCCACTGGACCCCGCGCGAGCTGATCGCCCTGGCCCTCACCGAGACGTCCCCCTTCGAGCCCGGCGAGAAGGGCAAGTGGGAGTACTCCAACACCAACTACGTGGTGCTGGGGCTGCTGGTGGAACGCCTCACCGGCCACTCGCTCGGCCACGAGATCGACCGGCGCGTCGTCCGGCCGCTGCACCTGAAGAACACCGCCGTCCCGTCCGACGCACGCCTGACCGGCCGCCACCTGCACGGTTACGAGCGGTTCCCCCGCCCCACCGCGCCGTACACCGACATCACCGAGTACGGCCCGGACGTCTTCCGCGGCCCGGGCAACGTCGTCTCCGACGCCCACGACCTCAACACCTTCTACCGCGCCCTCGGCGCCGGCCGGCTGCTCCCCGCCCGGCTGAACAAAGAGATGCGCACGCTGACGCCGGACGGCGGGGACCGCAAGGGCCGGTTCTACGGGCTGGGCCTGGAGGGCAACACCACCATCTGCGCGGACGGCGCGCTCATGCTGGGCCACACGGGCAGCGTGCCGGGGTACGCCACCTTCAGCTTCGGCACGGCGGACGGCCGGCGGCAGGTGACGCTCGTCCTCAACAGCGACCCCGACATCACCAAGAACGACAAGGCGGGTGCCGACGCCTACCGCTTCCTCGGCGCGGCGCTCTGCGGGAAGAACGGGAAGTAG
- a CDS encoding DUF4430 domain-containing protein has product MIAPLTRKALVAAAALGLALAAPATSATAATSKAAAPAPITVNLTVKGSSGVLFSGDIKTTGHDVTTATGGTHKCDGTNNKANPTPGATPTAALDDASKKKGFTWDGTWYASFDDYFVNRIAKDTGNDEYYWNIAVNGASTSVGGCQYKLKQGDKVAFTWTAL; this is encoded by the coding sequence GTGATCGCTCCGCTCACCCGCAAGGCCCTCGTCGCCGCGGCCGCCCTCGGGCTGGCCCTCGCCGCGCCCGCCACCAGTGCGACGGCCGCCACGTCCAAGGCCGCCGCCCCGGCGCCCATCACCGTCAACCTCACGGTGAAGGGCTCCAGCGGCGTCCTCTTCAGCGGTGACATCAAGACCACCGGCCATGACGTCACCACCGCCACCGGCGGCACCCACAAGTGCGACGGCACCAACAACAAGGCGAACCCGACCCCGGGCGCCACGCCCACCGCCGCCCTCGACGACGCCTCCAAGAAGAAGGGCTTCACCTGGGACGGCACCTGGTACGCGTCGTTCGACGATTACTTCGTCAACCGCATAGCCAAGGACACCGGGAACGACGAGTACTACTGGAACATCGCCGTCAACGGCGCCTCGACGAGCGTCGGCGGCTGTCAGTACAAGCTCAAGCAGGGTGACAAGGTGGCCTTCACCTGGACCGCCCTCTGA
- a CDS encoding (2Fe-2S)-binding protein — translation MHLAELAAVGPFFALRTDGDELGGPGFGPGPGPGGYLPLGEEAVRLRVETVGRRLGTGEGRVAASVAFQGVAGRLLSVALGAAVLVGRVPDLAGDGLRWHPLLTAPDDLWLPGVPFLPSGTDPVAGIAATVVEGRLAPLHDLFRDAVPVSSRVLWGNAGSALGGALRVLHTWCAERGRGEEAERAVACARALLEHPLLAGTGRLGATAAGPEFVRTTCCLYYRVPSGGMCGDCVLRHPPRAAARAARG, via the coding sequence ATGCACCTCGCCGAACTCGCCGCCGTAGGCCCCTTCTTCGCGCTCCGCACGGATGGCGACGAGCTCGGCGGCCCCGGCTTCGGCCCCGGCCCCGGCCCCGGCGGCTATCTGCCGCTGGGGGAGGAGGCCGTGCGGCTGCGGGTGGAGACCGTGGGGCGGCGGTTGGGGACGGGGGAGGGGCGGGTGGCGGCGTCGGTGGCGTTCCAGGGGGTCGCCGGGCGGCTGCTGTCGGTGGCGCTCGGTGCCGCCGTGCTCGTCGGGCGGGTGCCGGACCTCGCCGGTGACGGGCTCCGGTGGCACCCGCTGCTGACGGCGCCCGACGATCTGTGGCTGCCGGGCGTGCCGTTCCTGCCGTCCGGTACGGATCCGGTGGCCGGGATCGCCGCCACCGTCGTCGAGGGGCGCCTCGCGCCGCTGCACGATCTGTTCCGGGACGCCGTCCCCGTCTCGTCGCGGGTGCTGTGGGGCAACGCGGGGTCGGCGCTCGGCGGTGCCCTGCGGGTGCTGCACACCTGGTGTGCGGAGCGGGGGCGGGGCGAGGAGGCCGAGCGGGCCGTCGCCTGTGCCCGCGCGCTGCTGGAGCATCCGCTGCTCGCGGGCACCGGGCGGCTGGGCGCCACCGCCGCCGGGCCGGAGTTCGTCCGTACCACCTGCTGCCTGTACTACCGCGTGCCCTCCGGCGGCATGTGCGGCGACTGCGTTCTGCGCCACCCGCCCCGGGCCGCCGCCCGGGCCGCCCGCGGCTGA
- a CDS encoding NUDIX hydrolase, protein MSVREDQIVRELNRYIHLYPEDQKTLAPVYDAALDHSRRRGCTHNQRCPLVMAAAAVADKQDRLLCLRHAGGFALAEAEPGARDNSLVEAGLRLLTEEVSLRDVWTQPADDGPFLIDVTPPRRHTYGQRLRVGFRYLFRAHSGAVLPPAIEMGAAAWVPLASIDIAPLHHRLERLLLDVWSG, encoded by the coding sequence GTGAGCGTTCGGGAAGACCAGATCGTCCGGGAGCTCAACCGCTACATCCACCTGTACCCGGAAGACCAGAAGACCTTGGCACCGGTGTACGACGCGGCCCTCGACCACTCGCGCCGTCGAGGCTGCACCCACAACCAGCGCTGCCCCCTCGTCATGGCGGCGGCCGCCGTCGCCGACAAACAGGACCGTCTCCTCTGCCTGCGACACGCTGGGGGCTTCGCCTTGGCAGAGGCCGAGCCGGGGGCGCGGGATAACTCCCTCGTAGAGGCGGGCCTTCGCCTTCTGACCGAGGAAGTCAGCCTCCGGGACGTCTGGACGCAGCCGGCGGACGACGGCCCCTTCCTGATCGACGTGACCCCGCCGAGAAGGCACACGTACGGACAGCGCCTTCGCGTGGGCTTCCGCTACCTCTTCCGGGCCCACTCCGGCGCGGTCCTTCCCCCGGCGATCGAAATGGGCGCGGCGGCTTGGGTGCCCCTCGCCTCGATCGACATAGCGCCGCTCCACCACCGCCTGGAGAGGCTCCTGCTGGACGTCTGGAGCGGCTGA
- a CDS encoding carboxylesterase/lipase family protein, producing the protein MTDRPKVRTAEGLVEGRWRQGSAEFRGIPYAEPPVGELRFAAPVPARGWEGVRQAVEFGPTAPQSGPVRTRSDGGTDWLTLNVSTPDPGAAGLPVLVWIPGGGYMTADASDPMYDPAALVAAGIVVVSLNYRVGAEGFALLDGVPANRGFLDQIAALRWVRRNAAAFGGDPGLVTVAGQSAGAGSIAALLTMERARGLFRRAIAHSVPGIHCTRALGERVARTLAHRLGAAPTAASLAAVDPWRLAEEVTALGAELPGPYGEWGRLARTGVALGPVVDGDVLPESPWAALAGGRAPGTELLVGHTRDEFRLFSVMSGRAGTFTDEEARTALDVFAPRPGGADAYRAAFPDATPEEVLETVYSDALFRMPSLWLARANGTAGGASFLFELALEVPAFGACHSLDVPLAFGTLDSPNGVGLLGEHPTAAARAVSRELLSAWTGFVTSGDPGWPPARPDAWTTRVLDAGSRTAPYPEEASARVWERHRPTPFDLGEQPGRPPEAARRRL; encoded by the coding sequence ATGACGGACCGGCCGAAGGTGCGTACGGCGGAGGGCCTGGTGGAGGGGCGGTGGCGGCAGGGGAGCGCGGAGTTCCGGGGCATTCCCTACGCCGAACCGCCGGTGGGGGAGCTCCGGTTCGCCGCGCCCGTCCCGGCGCGCGGATGGGAAGGGGTGCGGCAGGCCGTGGAGTTCGGCCCCACGGCCCCGCAGTCCGGCCCGGTCCGGACGCGGAGCGACGGCGGGACGGACTGGCTGACGCTCAACGTCAGCACCCCCGACCCCGGCGCGGCGGGGCTGCCGGTGCTGGTGTGGATCCCCGGCGGCGGCTATATGACGGCGGACGCGAGCGACCCCATGTACGACCCGGCCGCCCTCGTCGCGGCGGGGATCGTGGTGGTGAGCCTCAACTACCGCGTGGGCGCGGAGGGTTTCGCGCTGCTGGACGGCGTGCCGGCCAACCGCGGGTTCCTCGACCAGATCGCCGCACTGCGCTGGGTCCGGCGGAACGCCGCCGCCTTCGGCGGGGACCCCGGGCTGGTCACCGTCGCCGGCCAGTCCGCGGGCGCCGGCTCGATCGCCGCCCTGCTGACGATGGAACGGGCGCGCGGCCTGTTCCGGCGGGCCATCGCCCACTCGGTGCCCGGCATCCACTGCACCCGCGCGCTGGGCGAGCGCGTCGCGCGGACGCTCGCGCACCGGCTCGGCGCGGCGCCCACCGCCGCGTCCCTGGCCGCCGTCGACCCATGGCGCCTGGCGGAGGAGGTCACCGCCCTCGGCGCCGAGCTCCCCGGGCCGTACGGAGAGTGGGGACGGCTCGCCCGCACCGGGGTCGCCCTGGGCCCCGTCGTCGACGGTGACGTGCTCCCCGAGTCGCCGTGGGCCGCGCTCGCCGGAGGGCGCGCGCCCGGCACCGAGCTGCTCGTCGGCCACACCCGCGACGAGTTCCGGCTCTTCAGCGTCATGAGCGGCCGGGCCGGCACTTTCACGGACGAGGAGGCGCGTACCGCCCTGGACGTGTTCGCCCCACGGCCGGGCGGGGCCGACGCCTACCGCGCCGCCTTCCCCGATGCCACCCCGGAGGAGGTGCTGGAGACGGTCTACTCGGACGCCCTCTTCCGGATGCCGTCCCTCTGGCTGGCCCGGGCGAACGGGACGGCGGGCGGCGCCTCGTTCCTCTTCGAACTCGCCCTTGAGGTACCGGCCTTCGGCGCCTGCCACAGCCTCGACGTCCCCCTGGCGTTCGGCACCCTGGACAGCCCCAACGGCGTCGGGCTCCTCGGCGAGCACCCCACCGCCGCCGCCCGCGCGGTGTCGCGCGAACTCCTCAGCGCCTGGACCGGCTTCGTCACCTCCGGCGACCCCGGCTGGCCGCCCGCCCGCCCCGACGCGTGGACGACCCGCGTCCTGGACGCCGGTTCCCGCACCGCTCCCTACCCCGAGGAGGCGTCGGCCCGCGTCTGGGAACGGCACCGGCCCACCCCCTTCGACCTCGGCGAGCAGCCCGGACGTCCCCCGGAAGCCGCTCGCCGCCGCCTGTGA
- a CDS encoding ABC transporter ATP-binding protein codes for MITFDDVTVTYTGADRPTLRDVRLHLPEGELCLVTGRTGVGKSTLLGAVNGLVPHFTGGHLSGEVTVAGVSTREAPPQELAHLVGVVGQDPLAGFVTDTVEEELAYGMEQLGTPADVMRKRVEETLDLLGIAPLRHRALRTLSGGQQQRVAIGSVLTRHPRVLVLDEPTSALDPTAAEEVLAAITRLVHDLGTTVLIAEHRLERVLQYADRVVHLPGDGRVAVGTPAEAVRDADVAPPVVRLGRLAGWDPLPLSVRDARRLAGPLRERLAGRAPGAVTPPGAGGGRADAVRETVLAARDVVVGYGSVRAVRGMSVDLAAGEVVALMGRNGSGKSSLLWALQGSGPRRSGRVDVDGTDPGRVPARKARGLVGLVPQTASDLLYLESVDAECAQADQESGTAPGTARTLLDDLAPGIPGTRHPRDLSEGQRLALVLAVQLAAAPRAVLLDEPTRGLDLPAKERFTALVRRLADEGRAVVVATHDVEFAARTADRVLIAAEGEIVADGPTADVIVASPAFAPQVAKVLAPQAWLTVEQVAAALAPAGRPVAAEGVGA; via the coding sequence GTGATCACCTTCGACGACGTCACCGTCACCTACACCGGGGCCGACCGGCCCACGCTGCGCGACGTCCGCCTGCACCTGCCCGAGGGGGAACTCTGCCTGGTCACCGGCCGTACGGGCGTCGGCAAGTCCACCCTCCTCGGTGCCGTCAACGGCCTCGTCCCGCACTTCACCGGCGGGCACCTGAGCGGTGAGGTGACCGTCGCGGGCGTCTCCACGCGGGAGGCGCCGCCGCAGGAGCTCGCGCACCTCGTCGGCGTCGTCGGCCAGGACCCGCTCGCCGGGTTCGTCACCGACACCGTCGAGGAGGAACTCGCCTACGGCATGGAACAGTTGGGCACCCCGGCCGACGTCATGCGCAAACGCGTCGAGGAGACCCTCGACCTGCTCGGCATCGCCCCCCTGCGGCACCGCGCCCTCCGCACCCTCTCCGGCGGGCAGCAGCAGCGGGTCGCCATCGGTTCCGTCCTCACCCGGCATCCGCGCGTCCTCGTCCTCGACGAGCCGACGTCGGCGCTCGATCCCACCGCGGCGGAGGAGGTCCTGGCCGCGATCACCCGGCTCGTCCACGACCTCGGCACCACCGTGCTGATCGCCGAGCACCGGCTGGAGCGCGTCCTGCAGTACGCCGACCGGGTCGTCCACCTGCCCGGCGACGGCCGGGTGGCCGTCGGCACCCCGGCCGAGGCCGTCCGCGACGCCGATGTGGCCCCGCCGGTGGTCCGCCTCGGCCGCCTCGCCGGCTGGGACCCGCTCCCCCTCTCCGTCCGCGACGCCCGCCGCCTGGCCGGGCCGCTGCGGGAGCGCCTGGCCGGACGGGCGCCGGGGGCGGTCACGCCACCGGGCGCCGGGGGAGGGAGAGCCGACGCTGTGCGTGAGACCGTCCTCGCGGCCCGGGATGTCGTCGTCGGCTACGGATCCGTGCGGGCGGTCAGGGGGATGTCCGTGGACCTGGCGGCCGGTGAGGTCGTCGCGCTGATGGGCCGCAACGGATCGGGCAAGTCCTCGCTGCTGTGGGCGCTCCAGGGGTCCGGCCCCCGCCGCTCCGGCCGGGTCGACGTGGACGGTACGGACCCGGGCCGCGTCCCGGCGCGGAAGGCGCGCGGCCTGGTCGGGCTGGTGCCGCAGACGGCGAGCGACCTGCTGTACCTGGAGAGCGTGGACGCGGAATGCGCCCAGGCCGACCAGGAGTCCGGCACCGCGCCGGGCACCGCGCGCACCCTCCTCGACGACCTGGCCCCCGGCATCCCCGGCACCCGGCACCCCCGCGACCTGTCCGAAGGACAGCGGCTCGCCCTCGTCCTCGCCGTCCAACTCGCCGCCGCGCCGCGCGCGGTGCTGCTGGACGAGCCGACGCGGGGGCTGGATCTGCCCGCGAAGGAACGTTTCACGGCCCTGGTGCGGCGCCTCGCCGACGAGGGCCGCGCGGTGGTCGTCGCCACGCACGACGTCGAGTTCGCGGCCCGTACGGCGGACCGCGTCCTGATCGCGGCCGAGGGCGAGATCGTCGCCGACGGGCCGACGGCCGACGTGATCGTCGCCTCCCCGGCGTTCGCGCCGCAGGTGGCCAAGGTGCTGGCGCCGCAGGCGTGGCTGACGGTCGAGCAGGTGGCGGCGGCCCTGGCACCCGCCGGCCGGCCGGTCGCGGCGGAGGGGGTGGGGGCGTGA